Proteins encoded by one window of Acetivibrio thermocellus ATCC 27405:
- a CDS encoding sodium:solute symporter family protein — translation MFMKFLFLALFVAVMIGVGIYSRKKINNEQDFLLGGRKMGPWISAFAYGTTYFSAVIFIGYAGKNGWNFGISAVWIGIANAVLGCLLSWLVLAKRTRKMTHDLNVSTMPDFFEKRYDSKGLKIVSSIIIFVFLVPYSASVYQGLSYLIEKTIAEPLGATFGITISFEAIMLIMAALTGIYLLLGGYVATAINDLIQGIIMILGIILMVAFVVNHENVGGIAEGLSRLSQIPDVGEGLVKPFGPQPLSLLSLVILTSLGTWGLPQMIHKFYAVKDDDSIKKATIVSTIFATLISGGAYFIGVFGRLFVTLDEIGGDLDRIVPTMLEKALPDYLMGIVIILVLSASMSTLSSLVLVSSSAISMDLVKGVFFPKMKSEKVMVLMRILCALFVAFSFVVGVRPSSILTLMSLSWGTVAGSFLAPFLYGLYWKGTTKAGAWTGMIVGFLCSVGGSMIFGLKNAPNVGAAAMLISLIVVPVVSLFTAKLPNAHINMIYGEEDSKQKLAS, via the coding sequence ATGTTTATGAAATTCTTGTTTCTTGCTCTCTTCGTTGCCGTTATGATCGGCGTCGGAATTTACAGCCGGAAAAAAATAAATAACGAACAGGACTTTTTATTGGGTGGAAGAAAAATGGGACCGTGGATTTCGGCTTTTGCCTATGGTACAACATATTTTTCAGCGGTTATTTTCATAGGCTATGCCGGAAAAAACGGATGGAATTTTGGAATTTCTGCCGTTTGGATTGGAATCGCAAATGCAGTTTTAGGTTGTCTTCTCTCCTGGCTTGTCCTTGCAAAGAGAACCCGTAAGATGACGCATGATTTAAACGTCTCAACAATGCCCGATTTCTTTGAAAAAAGATATGACAGCAAGGGTTTGAAAATAGTTTCGTCAATCATTATCTTCGTATTCCTTGTTCCTTATTCGGCATCGGTTTACCAGGGATTGAGCTATTTAATTGAAAAAACAATTGCAGAGCCTTTGGGTGCAACTTTTGGAATTACGATTTCTTTTGAGGCAATTATGCTGATAATGGCAGCCTTGACGGGAATATATCTTTTGCTTGGAGGATATGTTGCCACTGCAATTAATGATTTAATACAGGGCATTATAATGATACTCGGAATTATTTTAATGGTAGCCTTTGTTGTAAATCACGAAAATGTAGGAGGAATTGCCGAAGGACTGTCGAGGCTTTCACAAATTCCGGACGTGGGAGAAGGGCTGGTCAAGCCTTTCGGACCGCAGCCTTTAAGCCTTCTTTCTTTGGTTATACTTACGAGCCTTGGCACTTGGGGATTACCTCAGATGATTCATAAATTTTATGCGGTAAAAGACGATGATTCCATAAAGAAGGCTACTATTGTTTCGACGATTTTCGCAACATTGATATCCGGCGGAGCTTATTTCATAGGTGTCTTTGGGAGGCTCTTTGTTACACTGGATGAAATAGGCGGAGATCTTGACAGGATTGTACCTACCATGCTTGAAAAGGCATTGCCGGATTATTTGATGGGTATTGTAATTATTCTGGTGCTTTCGGCTTCGATGTCAACTCTTTCTTCACTGGTGCTTGTATCAAGTTCGGCAATTTCCATGGACCTTGTAAAGGGAGTATTTTTCCCGAAGATGAAGAGTGAAAAGGTCATGGTTCTTATGAGAATACTTTGTGCTTTGTTTGTGGCATTTTCCTTCGTCGTCGGTGTAAGACCCAGCTCCATTTTGACACTTATGTCATTGTCCTGGGGAACTGTTGCAGGTTCATTCCTTGCTCCTTTCTTGTACGGCCTGTACTGGAAAGGTACTACAAAGGCGGGAGCGTGGACGGGTATGATAGTTGGGTTCTTATGCTCCGTGGGAGGTTCAATGATTTTTGGTTTAAAGAATGCACCGAATGTGGGAGCGGCAGCCATGCTCATATCTCTTATAGTGGTACCTGTGGTAAGCCTCTTTACGGCAAAGCTTCCAAATGCGCATATTAACATGATATACGGTGAGGAAGACAGTAAGCAGAAATTGGCCTCATAA
- a CDS encoding phenylacetate--CoA ligase family protein, protein MKYWNPSCECMSRDEMTKLQTERLIETVKRVYHNVPLYREKMQKKGIEPGDIKTLDDLKKLPFTYKDDLRDTYPYGMFAAPLSEIVRIHASSGTTGKPTVVGYTRKDIDTWSEVTARTLVSAGADKNSLIQVAYGYGLFTGGLGIHYGAERIGASVIPISGGNTKRQIQIMKDFGTTILACTPSYALYMAEVMEELGIKKEDLKLKAGVFGAEQWSENMRKEIEERLGIIAIDIYGLSEVIGPGVSTECYCKCGLHVQEDHFIPEIIDPETGEVLPPGSKGELVFSTITKEGIPLLRYRTRDISSLNYEKCECGRTTVRMSKVSGRTDDMLIIRGVNVFPSQIESVLLEFGDTAPHYLLIVDRVDNLDVLEIWVEMNQQLFSDQVKKIEDSEKKIRKAIEETLGISATVKLVEPKTIERSEGKAKRVIDKRKF, encoded by the coding sequence ATGAAGTACTGGAATCCTTCATGTGAATGTATGTCAAGAGATGAAATGACGAAGCTTCAGACGGAAAGGCTGATTGAGACTGTAAAAAGAGTTTACCATAATGTTCCGTTGTATAGGGAGAAAATGCAAAAGAAGGGCATTGAGCCCGGAGACATTAAAACGTTGGATGACCTGAAGAAACTTCCTTTTACTTACAAAGACGATTTGAGGGATACATATCCTTATGGTATGTTTGCCGCTCCGCTGAGCGAAATTGTAAGAATACACGCTTCTTCCGGAACAACCGGAAAACCGACGGTGGTAGGTTACACGAGGAAAGACATTGACACTTGGTCGGAGGTTACGGCAAGAACTTTGGTTTCAGCCGGTGCAGACAAAAATTCTCTTATTCAGGTTGCCTATGGATACGGACTTTTTACGGGAGGACTGGGAATACACTACGGTGCTGAAAGGATCGGAGCATCGGTTATACCTATTTCAGGAGGAAATACAAAAAGGCAGATTCAGATAATGAAGGATTTTGGTACTACTATTTTGGCATGTACCCCTTCATATGCTTTGTATATGGCAGAAGTAATGGAAGAACTCGGTATCAAAAAAGAAGATTTGAAACTTAAAGCAGGCGTTTTCGGAGCGGAGCAGTGGTCTGAAAATATGAGAAAAGAGATAGAGGAAAGGCTTGGAATAATTGCCATAGATATTTATGGATTGAGCGAAGTAATCGGACCGGGAGTTTCCACTGAGTGTTATTGCAAGTGCGGACTTCATGTTCAGGAGGACCATTTTATTCCTGAGATTATTGACCCTGAAACTGGAGAAGTGCTTCCGCCGGGTTCAAAGGGTGAACTGGTATTTTCAACGATTACCAAGGAAGGAATTCCTCTTTTAAGATACAGAACAAGGGATATTTCTTCTCTCAATTATGAAAAGTGCGAATGCGGAAGAACTACCGTCAGAATGAGCAAAGTATCGGGAAGAACCGATGATATGCTTATAATAAGAGGTGTGAATGTCTTCCCGTCACAGATTGAATCTGTTCTCCTTGAGTTTGGAGATACTGCTCCTCATTATCTGCTGATAGTGGACAGAGTGGATAATCTGGATGTGCTTGAAATATGGGTGGAAATGAATCAACAGTTGTTCTCCGATCAGGTTAAGAAGATAGAAGACAGTGAGAAAAAGATAAGAAAGGCCATAGAGGAGACTCTTGGAATAAGTGCGACAGTAAAGCTTGTTGAACCAAAAACCATTGAAAGAAGCGAAGGAAAAGCCAAGAGGGTTATTGACAAGCGTAAGTTCTAA
- a CDS encoding ACT domain-containing protein produces the protein MLVKQISVFLENKSGRLAEVTRILGNNNIDISALSIADTTDFGILRLIVNDPETAEKVLKDNGFTVSCCDVIAISVPDKPGGLAKVLSVLEPESIGIEYLYAFVGKAENEALVILRIDSPEKAVELLEKAGVKVLDSKTVYKL, from the coding sequence ATGCTTGTAAAACAGATTTCCGTATTTTTGGAGAACAAATCCGGCAGACTTGCTGAAGTTACAAGAATTCTTGGAAACAACAACATAGACATCAGCGCTCTGTCAATAGCCGACACCACTGATTTTGGAATTTTAAGACTCATTGTAAATGACCCGGAAACGGCCGAAAAAGTTTTGAAAGATAACGGTTTTACAGTAAGTTGCTGTGATGTGATTGCCATTTCAGTTCCCGACAAGCCGGGAGGACTGGCAAAAGTGTTAAGTGTTTTGGAACCGGAGTCCATAGGAATAGAATACCTGTATGCCTTTGTGGGAAAAGCGGAAAATGAGGCACTGGTTATATTAAGAATTGATAGTCCGGAAAAAGCTGTGGAGTTGCTTGAAAAAGCCGGAGTGAAGGTGTTGGATTCCAAGACGGTTTACAAACTCTAG
- a CDS encoding MBL fold metallo-hydrolase RNA specificity domain-containing protein yields the protein MKITFLGAAKTVTGSCFFVETASTKFLVDCGMFQGYSKNNALNEEEFPFNVEELDYIFLTHAHIDHSGRIPRIYIKGFRGQIIATKATVELCAIMLPDSGHIQEYENEWTNRKRLRAGKPPVEPLYTYQDAVNCLELFRKVSYDEVIKINDEIRVRFRDAGHILGSAIIEMWINERGEEIKIVFSGDLGNKDIPILRDPSIIESADYLVIESTYGNRLHNERVDKAEYFLNLINSTIEKGGNVIIPSFAAGRTQELIYELNKKKEVYDEKLKMLFATPVYIDSPMAISATEVFRNNLDCYDEEAREYIENGDNPLDFPGLQFTRTAEESKALNERKESSIIIAASGMCEAGRIRHHLKHNLWRKDSTIIFVGYQAEGTLGRRLLDGAKKVRLFGEEISVEARIEMIEGFSGHADKEGLLKWIERFNRKPKKIFIVHGEEDAMIEFSEEINRRFNIETVIPSRGESFILNAHNVIAIDEKVRPDNSFRILQVVEKLENIKEEVEELSYILKSDLKQDKTDLELDELMAKLKNIEKSILEALK from the coding sequence ATGAAGATAACCTTTTTAGGTGCTGCAAAAACGGTTACCGGCTCATGTTTTTTTGTGGAGACGGCGTCTACTAAATTTCTTGTCGATTGCGGCATGTTTCAGGGATATTCCAAGAACAATGCGTTAAATGAAGAGGAATTTCCTTTTAATGTTGAAGAACTTGATTATATTTTTCTTACCCATGCGCATATAGACCACAGCGGAAGAATTCCGAGAATTTATATCAAAGGGTTCAGGGGACAGATAATTGCCACAAAGGCTACGGTAGAACTTTGTGCCATTATGCTTCCCGACAGCGGTCATATTCAGGAGTATGAAAATGAATGGACGAACAGAAAAAGATTGCGTGCGGGAAAGCCGCCGGTTGAGCCTTTGTATACATATCAGGATGCGGTGAATTGTTTGGAGCTTTTCAGAAAAGTTTCCTACGATGAAGTAATAAAAATAAATGACGAAATAAGGGTAAGATTTAGAGATGCCGGACATATCCTGGGCTCTGCCATTATTGAAATGTGGATTAACGAGAGAGGCGAAGAGATAAAAATTGTATTTTCAGGAGATTTGGGAAACAAGGACATTCCAATATTGAGAGACCCTTCGATAATTGAAAGTGCGGATTATCTTGTAATTGAGTCAACTTACGGAAACAGACTGCACAATGAACGAGTGGACAAAGCGGAGTATTTCCTCAATTTGATAAACAGTACAATTGAAAAAGGTGGAAATGTCATCATACCTTCTTTTGCGGCGGGAAGAACCCAGGAACTCATATATGAGCTGAATAAAAAGAAGGAAGTATACGATGAAAAATTGAAAATGCTGTTTGCCACGCCGGTTTATATTGACAGCCCTATGGCCATATCTGCGACAGAGGTGTTTAGAAATAATCTGGACTGTTATGATGAGGAAGCAAGGGAATATATTGAAAACGGTGACAATCCTCTGGATTTTCCGGGGCTTCAGTTTACCCGGACGGCAGAGGAGTCAAAGGCATTGAATGAGAGGAAGGAAAGCTCGATAATAATTGCCGCCAGTGGCATGTGCGAGGCGGGAAGAATCAGACATCATCTAAAACATAACCTTTGGAGAAAAGACAGCACGATAATTTTTGTAGGGTATCAGGCGGAAGGTACATTGGGAAGAAGGCTTTTGGACGGAGCGAAAAAAGTAAGACTGTTTGGCGAAGAGATTTCCGTGGAAGCCAGAATAGAGATGATTGAAGGCTTTTCCGGTCATGCGGATAAAGAAGGGCTTTTAAAATGGATCGAAAGGTTTAACAGAAAGCCGAAAAAAATTTTTATAGTGCATGGCGAAGAAGATGCGATGATTGAGTTTTCAGAAGAAATTAACAGAAGATTCAATATTGAAACGGTGATACCTTCCAGAGGGGAAAGCTTTATATTAAATGCACACAATGTAATTGCAATTGACGAAAAAGTAAGACCTGACAATTCCTTCAGGATACTTCAGGTGGTTGAAAAGCTTGAAAATATTAAAGAAGAAGTGGAAGAGTTGTCCTATATATTAAAGTCGGACTTAAAGCAGGATAAAACCGATCTTGAACTTGATGAGTTGATGGCAAAGCTTAAGAATATAGAAAAATCAATTTTGGAGGCTTTAAAATAA
- the iorA gene encoding indolepyruvate ferredoxin oxidoreductase subunit alpha, which yields MKKLMLGNEAVARGAYEAGVRVATAYPGTPSTEITESIAKYDEVYCEWSPNEKVALEVAIGSAIAGGRAICSMKHVGLNVAADPLFTVSYTGVNAGLVIMVADDPGMHSSQNEQDSRMYAKAAKVPMVEPADSRECKEYVKAAFEISEKFDTPVIFRLSTRISHSQSVVEIGEREDVPLKEYKKDPEKYVMMPAMARKRHVAVESRMAALAEFSNTTPLNRIEWGSTDIGVITSGIAYQYAREAFGDVSYLKLGMIYPLPDKLIKEFSEKVKVLYVIEELEPFFEEHIRKLGIKVIGKDLLPVTGEYSANLIREKVFGKQIGGKKIEGVQVPVRPPVMCPGCPHRGMFYVLNKLKLTVSGDIGCYTLGALPPTQAMDTCICMGASIGAAHGMEKARGREFRTKTVAILGDSTFVHSGITGLIDVVYNKGNSTVIILDNSITGMTGHQHNPTTGFTIKGEPTKQVDLVKLCNAVGIDRVKVVDPFNIKEFEKTVKEEIEADEPSVIISQRPCALLKHVKFEGPHRIVIEKCRKCKMCMRIGCPAIVDMGDHIEINDALCVGCGLCSKVCNFDAIEKAGE from the coding sequence ATGAAAAAACTAATGCTCGGAAACGAGGCGGTAGCCAGAGGAGCTTATGAAGCAGGAGTCAGAGTGGCAACGGCTTACCCTGGAACGCCAAGTACCGAAATAACGGAAAGTATAGCAAAATACGACGAAGTGTATTGTGAATGGTCACCGAATGAAAAAGTTGCTCTGGAAGTAGCTATAGGCTCGGCAATTGCCGGTGGAAGAGCAATTTGTTCGATGAAGCATGTCGGACTTAATGTGGCGGCCGATCCTTTGTTCACCGTATCCTACACCGGAGTTAATGCAGGACTGGTTATCATGGTTGCGGATGATCCGGGAATGCATAGCTCTCAAAACGAACAGGACAGCAGAATGTATGCAAAAGCTGCAAAAGTGCCCATGGTTGAGCCTGCCGACAGTAGAGAGTGTAAAGAATATGTGAAGGCGGCTTTTGAAATAAGCGAAAAATTTGATACTCCGGTTATTTTCAGACTTTCGACTAGGATATCCCATTCACAGAGTGTTGTTGAAATCGGTGAAAGAGAGGATGTACCGCTTAAGGAATACAAAAAGGATCCCGAAAAATATGTCATGATGCCTGCAATGGCGCGTAAAAGACATGTTGCGGTAGAAAGCAGAATGGCTGCTTTGGCCGAGTTCTCCAATACAACTCCTCTAAACAGGATTGAATGGGGAAGCACGGATATCGGTGTAATAACCAGCGGAATTGCCTACCAGTATGCAAGAGAAGCCTTCGGTGATGTCTCATATCTCAAGCTCGGAATGATTTATCCACTTCCGGACAAGTTAATTAAAGAGTTTTCCGAAAAAGTAAAAGTATTATATGTTATAGAGGAACTGGAACCGTTTTTTGAAGAGCATATAAGAAAACTGGGAATCAAGGTTATAGGCAAGGATTTACTGCCCGTTACAGGGGAATACAGTGCCAACCTTATCAGGGAAAAAGTATTTGGAAAACAAATCGGCGGAAAGAAAATTGAGGGAGTCCAGGTTCCGGTCAGACCTCCTGTAATGTGTCCGGGATGCCCGCACAGGGGAATGTTTTATGTGTTAAACAAACTGAAACTTACCGTAAGCGGAGACATCGGATGTTACACATTGGGAGCGTTGCCGCCCACCCAGGCGATGGACACTTGTATCTGTATGGGTGCAAGTATCGGTGCGGCTCACGGTATGGAAAAAGCAAGGGGCAGAGAGTTTAGAACAAAAACTGTTGCCATACTGGGAGATTCCACATTTGTGCATTCGGGAATAACCGGACTTATTGACGTGGTTTACAATAAAGGAAATTCCACGGTGATAATACTGGACAACTCCATTACCGGTATGACAGGTCATCAGCACAATCCTACAACCGGTTTTACAATAAAGGGAGAACCCACAAAACAGGTGGATCTTGTAAAGCTTTGCAATGCCGTTGGAATTGACAGGGTCAAGGTTGTAGATCCTTTTAATATAAAAGAGTTTGAAAAAACCGTAAAAGAAGAAATTGAAGCTGATGAGCCTTCGGTCATAATTTCCCAAAGACCGTGTGCCCTTTTAAAACATGTAAAATTTGAAGGCCCGCACAGGATAGTCATTGAAAAGTGCAGAAAATGCAAGATGTGTATGAGAATAGGATGTCCTGCCATTGTTGACATGGGGGACCATATAGAAATAAATGATGCTTTGTGTGTGGGTTGCGGGCTGTGTTCAAAAGTATGTAATTTCGATGCGATTGAAAAGGCTGGTGAATAA
- a CDS encoding replication-associated recombination protein A translates to MDIKKEPLAYRMRPRTLEEFYGQEEIVGEGKLLNRMIKADRISSIILYGPPGTGKTSLARIIANSTKANFEKLNAVTAGVADIKRIVSDTQNPILNPKGRTVLFIDEIHRFNKSQQDALLPYVEDGTIILVGATTENPFFEVNKALISRSSVFMLKPLGSDAIKKIIRNALTDKERGLGNMDIEIEEDALNFLADICDGDARIALNALELAVLTSPVGSDGKFHIDIQLIEECIQKKAARYDKSGEEHYDNISAFIKSMRGSDPDAAVFYLARALYAGEDPMFLARRIMICAAEDVGMANPAALQVAVAAAQAVHMVGMPEARIILSQAAIMVATSPKSNSCYVAIDRALDDVKNKRTGEVPMHLRNAVTSGMKELGYGKGYKYAHDYPGNIVDQDYLPQEIKGTVYYNPSANGYELKIKEWLEKRRNKREI, encoded by the coding sequence ATGGACATTAAAAAAGAGCCACTGGCATATAGAATGAGACCCAGGACCCTGGAGGAGTTTTACGGACAGGAAGAAATAGTCGGCGAGGGAAAGCTTTTAAACAGGATGATAAAGGCAGACAGGATTTCATCGATTATTCTTTACGGTCCGCCCGGAACGGGTAAAACTTCTCTAGCAAGGATTATTGCCAACAGTACCAAGGCCAATTTTGAAAAACTTAATGCTGTCACTGCCGGTGTTGCGGATATAAAGAGGATTGTGTCGGATACACAGAATCCGATATTAAATCCAAAGGGAAGAACCGTATTGTTTATTGATGAAATTCACAGATTTAACAAGTCCCAGCAGGATGCACTTCTTCCGTATGTGGAGGACGGTACTATTATCCTTGTGGGGGCAACCACCGAGAACCCTTTTTTTGAAGTCAACAAGGCGTTGATTTCAAGGTCTTCGGTATTTATGCTAAAACCCCTTGGCAGTGACGCAATAAAAAAGATAATAAGAAATGCCTTAACTGACAAAGAACGGGGTCTGGGCAATATGGATATTGAAATAGAAGAGGATGCGCTGAACTTTTTGGCGGATATATGTGACGGTGATGCCAGAATAGCTTTAAATGCCCTTGAACTTGCAGTTTTGACTTCCCCTGTCGGAAGTGACGGTAAATTTCATATTGATATACAACTGATTGAGGAATGCATCCAAAAAAAAGCTGCAAGGTATGACAAATCCGGTGAGGAACATTATGACAATATCAGTGCTTTTATAAAGTCCATGAGGGGAAGCGATCCGGACGCGGCAGTGTTTTATCTTGCACGGGCGTTGTATGCCGGAGAAGATCCGATGTTTCTGGCAAGAAGGATAATGATATGTGCTGCCGAAGATGTGGGTATGGCAAACCCAGCTGCTTTGCAGGTGGCAGTTGCAGCTGCGCAGGCTGTGCATATGGTAGGTATGCCGGAGGCCAGAATAATTTTGTCTCAGGCTGCGATTATGGTGGCCACCAGTCCAAAATCAAACTCATGTTATGTGGCAATTGACCGTGCTTTGGATGATGTGAAAAACAAAAGAACAGGAGAAGTCCCGATGCACCTTAGAAATGCGGTGACATCGGGAATGAAAGAATTAGGATACGGAAAGGGTTATAAATATGCCCATGATTATCCCGGCAATATCGTTGACCAGGATTACCTTCCGCAAGAGATTAAGGGGACTGTTTACTATAATCCCAGCGCAAATGGTTATGAATTAAAAATTAAGGAATGGCTTGAAAAAAGAAGAAACAAGAGGGAAATATAA
- a CDS encoding indolepyruvate oxidoreductase subunit beta has product MKKCNIMIVGVGGQGTLLASRIIGNVALKQNYDVKVSEVHGMSQRGGSVVTYVKIGDKVYSPIIEKGEADIIMAFEMLEALRWAEYLKEDGKLLVNEQKINPMPVIIGKEKYPENIMQMLKENYKNVISLDALKIARECKNIKAVNTVLIGLLAKVLEIDKEVWIESIKEVVPSKAVDVNLKAFEEGYSRG; this is encoded by the coding sequence ATGAAAAAGTGTAATATAATGATAGTTGGAGTAGGCGGACAGGGTACTTTGCTTGCCAGTAGAATTATAGGAAATGTTGCACTGAAACAAAACTATGACGTTAAAGTTTCTGAAGTACACGGAATGTCCCAGCGGGGAGGAAGTGTCGTAACTTATGTAAAGATAGGAGACAAGGTTTACTCTCCCATAATTGAAAAGGGTGAAGCCGACATAATTATGGCTTTTGAGATGCTTGAAGCTTTAAGATGGGCGGAATATTTGAAAGAAGACGGCAAGCTCCTGGTTAATGAACAGAAGATCAATCCTATGCCCGTTATCATCGGAAAAGAAAAATATCCTGAAAACATAATGCAAATGCTTAAGGAAAACTATAAAAATGTTATTTCCCTGGACGCCCTTAAAATAGCCAGAGAGTGCAAAAACATAAAAGCGGTGAATACGGTTTTGATTGGGCTTCTGGCAAAGGTGCTGGAGATTGATAAAGAAGTTTGGATTGAATCAATTAAGGAAGTCGTTCCTTCAAAAGCCGTTGATGTAAATCTTAAAGCTTTTGAAGAAGGGTACAGCAGAGGTTGA